The Chitinophaga niabensis genomic interval TTATTTTCTATAATTGCATGCAGATGATTTAGTTTTTATAATAATACTGTGCGATGTCAAAGAAAGTGCAATATGAGTTAGAATATCCGGTTAGATGCTCCCCAGGTATCCTGTTTGAATTTCTATCAACCCCGGCAGGCCTTCAGGAATGGTTTGCGGACAAAGTGGATTTCAGGGATAATGTTTTTTCTTTCTCCTGGAACGGATCCACAGAAGAGGAAGCAGAGGTATTGGAACAGTTACCAGATGAACGGATACGTTTACGCTGGTTACACGCCCCCAAAGGAGAATACTTTGAATTTAGTATTCAGATATCAGAAGTAACGAACATGACTATACTTACCGTTAGAGATTTTGCTGAGAAGAAAGAAGTGGCAGATCAAAGTCAGTTGTGGAATTACCAGATAAAAGACCTATTTCACCGTATCGGCAATTAAACCGGCCCCCTGTTCAGCAATTCCAGCAGTGGCGCGTAAGCAGCCACGGCCTTATCAATTATTTTTTCCCAATCCTGCAACTCGTACCTTTTAGCAAGTTTTACAAAAGACTTTTGCACTATGCTTTCCCAATGCTCCGGCGACAGGGAAGTGATAGGCAGGAAGTTGTTTGCCTCAAAGTGATGCTGCCAGGGATCGTCCTGTATACAAACAGACCAGTGTTCCGCCGCCAGCAAAGCCTGCGAAGCCAGCAATGTAGCTCTGTGCGGTACTAAGTATTCTCCGCCAAGGTGTACGGTGGTGCTGAAAAAACGGCCCCACCAGAAAAAAGTACGGCAGGCAAAGATATTGTCGCGACTAAAAAGACGGGGATAATCGAGGATCACATAAGGCAGGCCCTGGTAATTCTCTCCTTTGGAGATCTTCGGGGAAAATGCGCCTTCCACCGGAAAGGCCGATATCACCCGATCTGCTGCCATGGCCAGTTGCAACGCTCCGAAAAGCTGAAATACCTTTTCAATGATCCGGTTCTTATGTAAGAGCCAGTCTGCATCCGTTACTATGCTCAGTTCTTTGCTATCCAGCTGATATTGGTTCATATGAATAATTTAACGCTTTTTTGATAAGCCCATACTGTGGAGCTTAGCGGATTCGTGTTAACTTTGTGCATCAGCATACAAAAGTATACTGAATATCAGGCAGTTTTACATTTTTCATTTTTATTTTTCATTCACCGACTGTGAAGAAACTCGATAAACTCATCATTAAAACCTTCATTGGGCCATTTATCGCCACATTTTTTGTGACGCTTTTTGTTCTCATCATGCAATTTGTATGGAAGTACATTGATGACCTCGTAGGGAAAGGCCTGGATACACCGGTGATCGTAGAACTGCTGGCCTATACCAGCGCAGGGCTTGTTCCGCTCGCTATGCCACTGGCGGTACTGCTGTCTTCCATTATGACCTTCGGGAACCTGGGCGAGAGCTTTGAACTGGTGGCCATTAAGTCTTCCGGTATTTCCCTGCTGCGTTTCATCAGGCCTTTGTTTATCCTTTCCTGTATCATAGCACTGGGTGCTTTTCTCTTTTCCAACTACATTATTCCCATTGCCAACCTCCGCGCAAAATCCCTTTTATACGATATCACACAATCCAAACCGGCCTTCAATATCAAACAGGGTGTATTCTACACGGATATTCCCGGTTACGTGATCAAGGTAGCGCGTAAGGAGCCCGACAATAAAACCATTCACCAGGTAATGATCTATGACCGCACAGCCGGCACCAGGAATGAAAGGCTGATCCTGGCGGAAAAAGGGCTCATGGAATTGTCGCAGGACAAACGTTACCTGAACTTTACACTGGAGAACGGCTGGCGCTTTGAGGATAAAGGAGAACCCCGCGGCACCGGCAACAATGAACTGGTACGGGTGGGCTTCAAGAAATACAAAATGCCCTTCGACCTGGCTTCTTTTGCATTCGACCGTTTACCAATGGACCTCTTTGCTTCCAACCAGCAAATGCTGAACATCCGCCAGCTGGATGAAGGCATTGATTCCTTATATCGTGTGGACTCAACATTTGGCCGTACTGCAAGCGCCTATGTTTCAACCCGTTATCCATTCTATAAATGGAAAGATACTGGCTGGATGGCCCAGGCGCCTCCTTTAAAAGCAACTTCTTTCTATGATATCATCCCTGCAAAATCCAGGCGTTATGTGCTGGACAGGGTGGAATCAAATATCCGTGATGCAGAAAGCAGCCTTAGTACCACTGCAAAAGACTTCTCCGATAACTTTAAAAGAATACTTCTTTTCAAAGTGGAATGGCAGCGGAAATTCTCGCTGGCATTGGCTTGCGTGGTTTTATTCCTGATCGGGGCTCCACTTGGTTCAATAATTCGTAAGGGTGGCTTAGGTACTCCGCTCGTTTTTGCCGTTATATTCTTTGTGATCTTCAATATATTCTTTATGTTGGGGGAGAAAATGGCCAGGAACGATGTGATGGCTACCTGGAGCGGGATGTGGCTGGCCAATTTAGTATTGCTGCCCATTGCTATTTTCCTGGTAGTAAAAGCCATGAACGATTCCAACCTGTTTAACCAGGAATTCTATTACAGATCATACAAACGCATTAAACAATATATCCAGAGAAAACGAAATAAACACGAAATAAGCGCATAACTAAATACACACATTACGGACCTACAACTTACAACGCATGCTGAAAACACTGGCAACACTAGTGGCTAAGAACCGTTATTTTTTTATCCCATTCCTCCTGTGGCTGATCATTGGCGGAGCCCTATTGACGATCTTTACAAAGGACCAGCTGTTCCTTGCGGTGAACGGCGCGCACAATCCCGTTGCGGATATCCTGGTTACCATCAGTACTTATGTGGGCAACGGCCTCCTCTTCGGGTTGATCCTTGCCTTCTTCCTTTTCAAGCGCCAATGGCGGAATTTCTTTATGGGTGCTGC includes:
- a CDS encoding LptF/LptG family permease, which produces MKKLDKLIIKTFIGPFIATFFVTLFVLIMQFVWKYIDDLVGKGLDTPVIVELLAYTSAGLVPLAMPLAVLLSSIMTFGNLGESFELVAIKSSGISLLRFIRPLFILSCIIALGAFLFSNYIIPIANLRAKSLLYDITQSKPAFNIKQGVFYTDIPGYVIKVARKEPDNKTIHQVMIYDRTAGTRNERLILAEKGLMELSQDKRYLNFTLENGWRFEDKGEPRGTGNNELVRVGFKKYKMPFDLASFAFDRLPMDLFASNQQMLNIRQLDEGIDSLYRVDSTFGRTASAYVSTRYPFYKWKDTGWMAQAPPLKATSFYDIIPAKSRRYVLDRVESNIRDAESSLSTTAKDFSDNFKRILLFKVEWQRKFSLALACVVLFLIGAPLGSIIRKGGLGTPLVFAVIFFVIFNIFFMLGEKMARNDVMATWSGMWLANLVLLPIAIFLVVKAMNDSNLFNQEFYYRSYKRIKQYIQRKRNKHEISA
- a CDS encoding START-like domain-containing protein, which codes for MSKKVQYELEYPVRCSPGILFEFLSTPAGLQEWFADKVDFRDNVFSFSWNGSTEEEAEVLEQLPDERIRLRWLHAPKGEYFEFSIQISEVTNMTILTVRDFAEKKEVADQSQLWNYQIKDLFHRIGN